ATGCCGGCGAGGACGCCGGTGAAGACGAAGGCGATGAGCGCGAAGCGGCGCACGTTGACGCCGCGCAGCTGGGCCGCCTCGGAGTTCTCGCTCATACCGAGCAGCGCGATGCCGGTCATGCTGCGCTTGGCGTACTGGGTGAGTCCCACGACGATCAGCACCACGAGCAGGACCAGCGCGAGCTCGACCGGATACAGCCGGCCGCCGAAGATCTCGAGCACCTGATCGCCGACGAAGAACGGCACACGACGCGGCTCGCCGCCCCAGATGACCTGGGCGATGCCCTCCATGACGATCGAGGCGCCCAGGGTGGTGACGAGCAGGTTGTGCGGGTCCTTCACGGGCCGGATGGCGATCCGCTCCTCGACCGCGGCGATCGCACCGACGATGACCGCGGCGATGATCGCGACGAGCCACCAGGGCAGGGCCCAGACCACGATGCCGACGTATGCGAGGAACGCACCGAGCATCATGAGCGCGGCCTGC
This is a stretch of genomic DNA from Microbacterium sp. YJN-G. It encodes these proteins:
- a CDS encoding branched-chain amino acid ABC transporter permease, with protein sequence MTIIWSGLALGAVYALVAIGYNIVFLSQKTFNFAQAALMMLGAFLAYVGIVVWALPWWLVAIIAAVIVGAIAAVEERIAIRPVKDPHNLLVTTLGASIVMEGIAQVIWGGEPRRVPFFVGDQVLEIFGGRLYPVELALVLLVVLIVVGLTQYAKRSMTGIALLGMSENSEAAQLRGVNVRRFALIAFVFTGVLAGMLGIFVGPKTYAVATLGASLALKGFVVLAIGGFGSLWGTLVGGLIVGLAEALATRYIGADYAGLTVFVILIVILMVKPTGLFTRRVERAV